The Tigriopus californicus strain San Diego chromosome 5, Tcal_SD_v2.1, whole genome shotgun sequence genome includes a region encoding these proteins:
- the LOC131880067 gene encoding uncharacterized protein LOC131880067 isoform X4: MIPTTNSNSLRRALTCMCLIYTCVALAQTPTTAPLIDTNDDVTETTNQSLDKKDTVSQTSPSTTTTTFDPFEDENENITEPVCLPGEKGDRGPDSECWNGSPGRPGYPGESGEPGEPGRQGLPGVPGPMGPPGSFYVGSIRDEAENVNAFKRSIEERFNISLDLDLEDYESLLFGEVVNTTERLFRELFSQYILNWTEEPLEPLSSLDEGYPNNPSEGDYSLVSGDCSVKCGQGVMAVQTVNCQNVERKENAQCQHSRTVLQPCTGPLSHCPSEKQYGQWTPWSSCSQTCTDNFQNMPRQRRSRTCEPNCAMGFLEDRPCVLPLCPPVCPKYTRRGFEKHDDLRVQLSFGMQEGKVNFGRLLRQELELVTLDGDYVTTLVWNYSDFKSPPSPPWQNHLSRPTFGNFFDFKTVSDLKLRSVYIPKIRVISEVDLPQSEFVFDNFLTNYKRVSTVVQECQGEPLLECNFWECKNGDEIHVDDLCTETWECKDGSDEDPKLCKGGSGLVLTLLSVGLTLYCLLGFGVWITLKLIVRVETETNEIELSNDQENIYPLARALHALVKSAGPKGEIEGSDSIIKGLYLESRENEKLQDFFWIIKNLPTWNYKAVNQIVLKTYYFELGQQCTDNPDDTRAIGFAINHWKTQCDPKILKWVLSIVEQGKLSLLKMKLRQVLHKKMIKYPFLQTHISQNFFVHSIPPLIKITLFYFDVLKDFGIICILHYISEELFQHHFAAIGNINLDAIRGFLMCILFGSQVGILVLSATKLKEMALYGDATPFPKLARILSLLFPVHFALLERAKTTFDLRQEQEKCRLDMTHLLETPEELNEAQKERTKAMKWRRIKMKSLEHRSKSIQVHYNRIQIIETVVERVPQILIQMTLFLASQEYPRLKAFFANIIQYQIGISGQALFTVALLSSLVGVINTVRHVKNEKRFPVAPSMINLCLSGQILQRVCDGEA, encoded by the exons ATGATACCTACTACCAACTCCAATAGCCTTCGTCGAGCACTTACTTGCATGTGCCTGATTTATACCTGTGTCGCATTGGCCCAAACCCCCACAACCGCTCCCTTAATAGACACAAATGATGATGTTACAGAAACAACAAATCAGTCTCTAGACAAAAAGGATACAGTAAGCCAAACCTCACCatcaacaaccacaacaacattTGATCCATTTGAAGACGAGAACGAAAATATTACTGAACCGGTTTGTCTGCCTGGAGAGAAGGGAGATCGTGGACCGGACAGCGAATGCTGGAATGGCAGTCCAGGTCGTCCAGGATACCCAGGCGAATCTGGAGAACCTGGAGAACCTGGACGACAAGGCCTGCCCGGTGTCCCGGGACCCATGGGCCCACCGG GTTCATTTTATGTGGGGTCCATCCGAGACGAGGCTGAAAACGTCAATGCCTTTAAAAGATCGATAGAAGAGAGGTTCAATATCTCATTGGATTTGG ACTTGGAGGATTACGAGAGTTTACTATTTGGTGAGGTTGTAAATACAACTGAGAGATTGTTTCGCGAGCTCTTTTCCCAATATATACTCAACTGGACAGAAGAACCTCTTGAGCCTTTGAGTTCACTCGATGAAGGCTATCCAAACAATCCGTCAGAGG GCGACTACAGTCTCGTCTCTGGTGATTGTTCAGTAAAATGCGGCCAAGGGGTCATGGCAGTTCAGACCGtgaattgccaaaatgttgaaaggaAAGAGAACGCCCAATGTCAGCATTCGAGGACCGTTTTGCAACCTTGTACGGGACCCTTGTCTCATTGTCCATCGG AAAAACAATACGGGCAATGGACTCCCTGGTCATCTTGTTCCCAGACTTGTACGGACAATTTCCAAAACATGCCTCGTCAAAGGAGATCTCGCACGTGTGAACCCAATTGTGCCATGGGGTTCTTGGAAGATCGACCTTGTGTGTTGCCCCTATGTCCTCCAG TGTGCCCAAAATACACTCGCCGAGGATTTGAGAAACATGATGATTTGAGGGTTCAGCTTTCCTTCGGAATGCAAGAGGGCAAAGTCAACTTTGGACGCTTGCTTCGACAGGAACTAGAGTTAGTTACCTTAGATGGAGACTACGTTACCACTCTAGTTTGGAATTATTCCGATTTTAAGAGCCCGCCATCTCCGCCCTGGCAAAATCACCTTTCAAGACCAACTTTTGGGAACTTCTTTGATTTCAAGACCGTGTCTGACCTTAAATTGCGGAGCGTCTACATCCCAAAAATTCGTGTGATTTCTGAAGTGGATTTGCCCCAAAGTGAGTTTGTATTCGATAATTTCTTGACCAATTACAAGCGAGTGTCCACAGTGGTCCAAGAATGTCAAGGAGAGCCTCTCCTGGAATGCAACTTTTGGGAATGCAAGAATGGCGATGAGATCCATGTGGATGACTTATGCACAGAGACTTGGGAATGCAAAGATGGGTCAGATGAGGACCCAAAGCTTTGCAAGGGGGGCTCTGGACTCGTTTTGACACTGCTGTCCGTCGGATTGACTTTGTACTGCCTCTTGGGATTCGGCGTTTGGATCACCCTGAAACTCATTGTCAGGGTTGAAACGGAAACAAACGAAATTGAGTTGTCCAATGACCAGGAAAACATCTACCCATTAGCTCGAGCATTACACGCTTTGGTCAAAAGCGCCGGACCTAAAGGAGAGATAGAAGGATCCGATTCCATCATTAAAGGTCTGTACTTGGAATCACgggaaaatgaaaagcttcaggacttcttttggatcatcAAAAACCTACCGACTTGGAACTACAAGGCCGTGAATCAGATTGTTCTCAAGACTTATTATTTTGAACTTGGTCAGCAGTGCACTGACAATCCTGACGATACCAGGGCTATTGGGTTTGCTATTAACCATTGGAAAACGCAATGTgatccaaaaatattgaaatgggTTCTTTCCATCGTAGAACAAGGAAAACTGTCACTCCTCAAAATGAAGCTTCGACAAGTTCTCCAcaagaaaatgatcaaatacCCCTTCCTGCAAACCCACATATCGCAAAATTTCTTTGTCCATTCCATCCCACCTCTCATCAAGATAACACTGTTCTACTTTGATGTCTTAAAAGACTTTGGGATCATCTGCATTCTTCACTACATCTCGGAGGAGCTGTTCCAGCACCACTTTGCTGCCATTGGGAACATCAACCTGGACGCCATCAGAGGCTTTCTCATGTGCATCCTGTTTGGAAGCCAGGTTGGAATCCTCGTATTATCTGCcacaaaactgaaagaaatGGCACTTTATGGAGACGCGACTCCGTTTCCAAAATTGGCCCGAATCTTGTCATTATTGTTTCCTGTTCATTTTGCCTTACTGGAACGTGCCAAAACGACCTTCGACTTGCgtcaagagcaagaaaaatgccgCTTAGACATGACCCACTTATTGGAGACGCCTGAAGAATTAAACGAAGCTCAAAAGGAGCGTACTAAAGCGATGAAGTGGAGAAGAATCAAGATGAAGTCCTTGGAACACCGCTCCAAATCGATCCAAGTCCATTATAACCGAATTCAAATCATTGAGACTGTTGTTGAGCGAGTGCCACAGATCCTGATTCAAATGACCTTATTTCTCGCGAGCCAAGAGTACCCAAGGCTAAAGGCCTTTTTCGCCAACATTATTCAATACCAGATTGGGATCTCCGGTCAAGCCTTGTTCACCGTGGCCTTATTGTCCTCGCTGGTTGGCGTCATCAACACCGTGCGGCATGTGAAGAATGAGAAGCGATTCCCAGTGGCACCTTCAATG ATTAATCTCTGCCTATCGGGACAAATATTACAACGTGTCTGCGATGGCGAAGCATAG